A DNA window from Drosophila virilis strain 15010-1051.87 chromosome 4, Dvir_AGI_RSII-ME, whole genome shotgun sequence contains the following coding sequences:
- the t-cup gene encoding membrane-associated progesterone receptor component 1: protein MAEENGLFGAVLIFGLIVVGYIFCHCYQKLKNRVCGENNARKDQKVAPELPPFPFTKMTEKQLLEYDGSRSDGRILIAFKGKIFDVSTGLEDFSPQGVLGCVAGRNFSEYLARTLQPRETKVDYMARWDKLLDKNYPMVGVLIDEEEQDNKGTENKEENEVNDKTEQEEQVQEEDQEEEENLVGIMDEPNDSTDVQLGDCPFDDEAEMSVIKVTETTEMLEDELPPILAAGLAEKSL, encoded by the coding sequence ATGGCCGAGGAGAATGGGCTGTTTGGTGCCGTCTTGATATTCGGTCTGATTGTTGTGGGATATATATTTTGTCATTGTTATCAGAAGCTGAAGAATCGCGTGTGCGGCGAAAATAATGCGCGCAAGGATCAGAAGGTGGCGCCAGAGTTGCCACCGTTTCCGTTCACCAAGATGACGGAAAAACAGCTGCTCGAATACGATGGCAGTCGCAGCGACGGACGCATTCTGATCGCCTTCAAGGGCAAGATCTTTGATGTGTCCACCGGCCTGGAGGACTTCAGTCCCCAGGGCGTTCTGGGCTGCGTGGCGGGACGAAACTTTTCCGAGTATCTAGCGCGCACGCTGCAGCCGCGCGAAACCAAAGTCGATTATATGGCACGCTGGGACAAGCTGCTCGATAAGAACTATCCCATGGTGGGCGTGCTCATCGACGAGGAGGAGCAGGATAataaaggaaccgagaacaaGGAGGAGAACGAGGTTAATGATAAGACGGAGCAGGAGGAGCAGGTGCAGGAGGAGGATcaagaggaggaggagaacCTGGTGGGCATCATGGATGAGCCCAATGATAGCACCGATGTCCAACTAGGCGATTGTCCGTTCGATGATGAAGCGGAAATGTCGGTAATAAAAGTGACTGAAACCACCGAAATGTTGGAGGATGAGCTGCCTCCAATACTTGCCGCGGGTCTGGCTGAGAAATCCTTGTAA